The proteins below are encoded in one region of Knoellia sp. S7-12:
- a CDS encoding cryptochrome/photolyase family protein, with the protein MTTRWLFGDQLGPHFVDDHQGPVLMIESRAVFARRRFHRAKAHLVLSAMRHRAAELGDRVSYHRADTYGEVVGTLDDVEVVHPTSYAAVGLVERLGVRVLPPRGFATSREDFTPWVEGRGGRRLLMEDFYREARRRHGVLMDGADPAGGQWNFDHDNRKPPPKGASSLGVTAPWWPDEDEIDAQVREDLDRWERDGEVSFIGRDRPRRFAATRTEALAALDHFVEHRLPDFGAHEDAILEGDPWMAHSLLSVPLNLGLLDPLEVVARAEAAYLAGDAPIASVEGFVRQVIGWRDYVWHLYWHQGQAYRRGNALAARQRMPQWFAELDSKATDARCLSHTLDQVAEHGWVHHIPRLMVLGSFAMQRGWAPTQVTDWFHRAFVDGYDWVMVPNIVGMSQHADGGVMATKPYTSGGAYINTMSDHCGPCRFNPKVRVGENACPFTAGYWWFLDRNRDQLSGNQRMSRAVQGLDRLKDLEALVAQEEERGNRAP; encoded by the coding sequence ATGACGACGCGCTGGCTCTTCGGTGACCAGCTCGGCCCGCACTTCGTCGATGACCACCAGGGCCCCGTGCTCATGATTGAGTCCCGAGCGGTCTTCGCCCGCCGCCGGTTCCATCGTGCCAAGGCCCACCTCGTGCTGTCGGCCATGCGGCACCGGGCGGCCGAGCTGGGGGACCGGGTGAGCTATCACCGCGCCGACACCTACGGCGAGGTCGTGGGGACGCTCGACGACGTCGAGGTGGTCCACCCGACGTCGTATGCCGCGGTGGGCCTCGTCGAGCGGCTCGGCGTGCGCGTCCTGCCGCCGCGCGGATTTGCCACCAGCCGTGAGGACTTCACCCCGTGGGTGGAGGGACGCGGTGGTCGTCGCCTGCTCATGGAGGACTTCTATCGCGAGGCGCGTCGACGGCATGGGGTGCTCATGGACGGCGCCGACCCGGCCGGGGGCCAGTGGAACTTCGACCACGACAACCGCAAGCCTCCGCCCAAGGGCGCGAGCAGCCTTGGCGTGACCGCGCCGTGGTGGCCCGACGAGGACGAGATCGACGCTCAGGTGCGTGAGGACCTCGACCGGTGGGAGCGGGACGGCGAGGTGAGCTTCATCGGACGTGACCGGCCGCGGCGCTTTGCGGCCACGCGGACCGAGGCGCTCGCCGCCCTCGACCACTTCGTCGAGCACCGGCTGCCCGACTTCGGTGCACACGAGGACGCGATCCTGGAAGGCGACCCGTGGATGGCGCACAGCCTGCTCAGCGTGCCGCTCAACCTGGGGCTGCTCGACCCGCTCGAGGTTGTCGCGCGGGCCGAAGCGGCCTACCTCGCGGGGGATGCGCCGATCGCAAGCGTCGAGGGGTTCGTGCGCCAGGTGATCGGATGGCGCGACTACGTCTGGCACCTCTATTGGCACCAGGGTCAGGCCTACCGTCGCGGCAACGCGCTCGCGGCGAGGCAACGGATGCCGCAGTGGTTTGCCGAGCTCGACTCCAAGGCCACCGATGCCCGGTGCCTGTCGCACACCCTCGACCAGGTTGCCGAGCACGGATGGGTCCACCACATCCCACGCCTCATGGTGCTGGGTTCCTTCGCGATGCAGCGCGGGTGGGCGCCGACCCAGGTGACCGACTGGTTTCACCGCGCCTTCGTGGACGGCTATGACTGGGTCATGGTTCCCAACATCGTCGGGATGTCGCAGCATGCGGACGGCGGCGTCATGGCCACCAAGCCCTATACCTCGGGCGGGGCCTACATCAACACGATGAGCGACCACTGCGGCCCGTGCCGGTTCAACCCCAAGGTGCGGGTGGGGGAGAACGCCTGCCCGTTCACGGCCGGCTACTGGTGGTTCCTCGACCGAAACCGTGACCAGCTGTCCGGCAACCAGCGGATGTCACGCGCCGTCCAGGGCCTGGATCGGCTGAAGGACCTGGAGGCGCTCGTCGCGCAGGAGGAGGAGCGTGGCAACCGCGCACCCTGA
- the ruvX gene encoding Holliday junction resolvase RuvX — protein sequence MSVRPGVRLGVDVGTVRVGVAVSDPSGILATPHATLTRIWPDPDVAHDDVAEIVALSSERDAIEVIVGLPRSLSGDEGPSAEAARKYAAELARRVTPVGVRLVDERLTSVSAHRALRDSGVAGRRQRAVVDQAAAVLILQAALDEERSSGRPPGEPVKRQKRRRPKMKDGPR from the coding sequence TTGAGCGTCCGCCCCGGGGTTCGTCTGGGGGTGGACGTCGGCACCGTGCGTGTCGGCGTGGCCGTCAGCGACCCCTCGGGCATTTTGGCGACACCGCACGCCACCCTCACCCGGATCTGGCCCGACCCGGATGTCGCGCACGACGACGTCGCCGAGATCGTCGCCTTGAGCTCCGAACGCGACGCCATCGAGGTCATCGTTGGTCTGCCGCGTTCACTTTCGGGGGACGAAGGTCCAAGCGCTGAGGCAGCGCGCAAGTATGCTGCGGAGTTGGCTCGCCGAGTGACACCCGTGGGCGTCCGTCTCGTCGACGAACGCCTCACGAGTGTCAGCGCTCACAGGGCCCTGCGCGACAGTGGTGTCGCCGGACGTCGACAGCGTGCAGTGGTCGACCAAGCGGCGGCGGTGCTCATCCTTCAGGCCGCACTGGATGAGGAACGCAGTTCGGGCCGCCCGCCGGGCGAACCGGTGAAGCGGCAGAAGCGGCGCAGGCCGAAGATGAAGGACGGACCACGGTGA
- a CDS encoding A24 family peptidase — MDGQPVHLAAAAILTLGGVALGHVTGQHLATGDYRIPEDEATHDPPRSWWAAPLLGVLVFVLTQTVGDTAAYAALPAYLLFAWLTVCLVWIDIDVHRLPVGLTRPALPAFAVLLVPPTIATGEWDRLLTAGICCVVLTAIYVAFAFLPGGGFGGGDVQLAPTIGLLLGWFSVGHVVVGTLAAFVLGGVGAMVLLLTGRAGRKSAMAFGPFMCAGVFVAVAWTEPVLAGFLGQ, encoded by the coding sequence ATGGACGGCCAGCCCGTGCACCTTGCCGCCGCGGCGATCCTCACGCTGGGCGGCGTGGCCCTCGGACACGTCACCGGGCAGCACCTCGCCACTGGCGACTACCGCATACCCGAGGACGAGGCCACGCACGACCCCCCTCGGTCGTGGTGGGCGGCTCCGTTGCTCGGTGTCCTGGTCTTCGTCCTGACCCAGACGGTCGGTGACACGGCCGCGTATGCCGCGCTGCCGGCATACCTGCTCTTCGCTTGGCTCACGGTGTGTCTCGTCTGGATCGACATCGACGTCCATCGTCTCCCGGTCGGTCTCACGCGCCCGGCCCTGCCGGCCTTCGCGGTGCTGCTGGTGCCTCCGACGATCGCCACGGGCGAGTGGGACAGACTTCTCACGGCAGGTATCTGCTGCGTTGTGCTGACTGCGATCTATGTCGCGTTCGCCTTCCTGCCCGGTGGGGGTTTCGGAGGTGGTGACGTCCAGCTCGCGCCGACCATCGGACTGCTGCTCGGCTGGTTCTCGGTCGGCCACGTCGTCGTCGGCACACTGGCGGCGTTCGTCCTCGGTGGTGTCGGCGCGATGGTCCTGCTGCTCACCGGGCGGGCCGGCCGCAAGTCGGCGATGGCGTTCGGGCCGTTCATGTGCGCCGGGGTCTTCGTCGCCGTGGCGTGGACCGAACCGGTGCTTGCCGGATTCCTCGGTCAGTGA
- a CDS encoding GNAT family N-acetyltransferase — MSGFALQPARVEDAPWIAELRAVVMRPDLERLGRYDATRVRQRFLTGFQPDLTHVITVAGTVVGVIAVRPEQEERWIEHFYLYPDHQGRGLGGEVLRWALRQPPEGLPFRLNVLQGSPARRLYERHGFVWERENPVDVWLVRHPA; from the coding sequence GTGAGCGGCTTCGCGCTCCAGCCCGCCCGGGTGGAGGATGCCCCGTGGATCGCCGAGCTGCGGGCCGTGGTGATGCGTCCCGACCTCGAACGTCTCGGGCGCTACGACGCGACGCGGGTTCGGCAGCGCTTCCTCACCGGGTTCCAGCCGGACCTGACGCACGTCATCACCGTCGCCGGGACTGTGGTCGGCGTCATCGCCGTGCGGCCGGAGCAGGAGGAGCGCTGGATCGAGCACTTCTATCTGTACCCCGACCATCAGGGTCGAGGCCTGGGTGGTGAGGTCCTGCGGTGGGCCCTGCGCCAACCGCCAGAAGGTCTGCCGTTCCGTCTCAACGTCCTCCAGGGCAGCCCCGCGCGCAGGCTCTACGAACGGCACGGATTCGTGTGGGAGCGAGAGAATCCGGTCGATGTCTGGTTGGTTCGCCACCCAGCCTGA
- the mltG gene encoding endolytic transglycosylase MltG, which translates to MTQDHLDTTIFGEPPPEEPRRRRRQRQKRSTGRSLLTIILAVVLVGGATVMAFTILKPIVSSITGGGGSEGEDFAGPGDGEVAVTVKQGDSGESIATTLKSAGVVKSRTAYLDASAADPELSAKIQAGTYTLKKGMKALDAFTLLADPANRSGPRLTIPEGLWASEIIPRLSKATGVPVANYEAALKDTTALGLPESAKGKVEGYLFPSSYEFDKGTPAASQLKAMVAMTLAELKKAGVQPDDYARILTVASIVEGEVNGDADRAKVARVIENRLDDPNGPTIGRLQMDSTVHYIEQKRGRAGTSNEARNSNSPYNTYKVTGLPPGPINSPGAASIEAAANPAEGPWFYFVAVNPTTGETKFAVTQAEHDVNVQEFNQWCAANKDKC; encoded by the coding sequence GTGACCCAGGACCACCTCGACACGACGATCTTCGGGGAGCCCCCGCCCGAGGAGCCACGTCGTCGCCGCCGCCAGCGTCAGAAGCGAAGCACCGGCCGCAGTCTGCTGACGATCATCTTGGCCGTCGTCCTCGTGGGGGGCGCGACTGTCATGGCTTTCACCATCCTCAAGCCGATCGTCTCCTCGATCACCGGGGGAGGCGGATCCGAGGGGGAGGACTTCGCCGGACCCGGTGACGGTGAGGTCGCCGTGACCGTGAAGCAGGGAGACAGTGGGGAGTCCATCGCGACAACCCTGAAGTCTGCCGGCGTCGTGAAGTCGCGCACGGCATACCTTGACGCCTCTGCGGCGGACCCGGAGCTGAGCGCGAAGATCCAGGCAGGCACCTACACGCTCAAGAAGGGGATGAAGGCCCTCGACGCCTTCACGCTGCTCGCGGACCCGGCCAACCGCAGCGGTCCACGCCTGACGATCCCGGAAGGGCTCTGGGCCAGCGAGATCATCCCGCGGCTCAGCAAGGCCACCGGAGTGCCCGTCGCGAACTACGAGGCGGCCCTCAAGGACACGACGGCTCTCGGACTTCCCGAGAGTGCCAAGGGCAAGGTCGAGGGCTACCTCTTCCCGTCGAGCTACGAGTTCGACAAGGGCACGCCGGCGGCCAGCCAACTCAAAGCCATGGTCGCGATGACGCTCGCCGAGCTCAAGAAGGCCGGCGTGCAGCCGGACGACTACGCGCGGATCCTCACGGTGGCGTCGATCGTCGAGGGCGAGGTCAACGGGGACGCCGACCGCGCCAAGGTTGCCCGCGTCATCGAGAACCGGCTCGATGACCCGAACGGTCCCACCATCGGCCGGCTCCAGATGGACTCCACCGTCCACTACATCGAGCAGAAGCGCGGACGGGCCGGCACCTCCAACGAGGCGCGCAACTCCAACAGCCCCTACAACACCTACAAGGTCACGGGACTCCCACCGGGTCCGATCAACAGCCCCGGTGCCGCCTCCATCGAGGCGGCGGCGAACCCGGCCGAGGGACCGTGGTTCTACTTCGTCGCAGTCAACCCGACCACGGGCGAGACGAAGTTCGCGGTGACGCAGGCCGAGCACGATGTCAACGTCCAGGAGTTCAACCAGTGGTGCGCAGCGAACAAGGACAAGTGCTGA
- a CDS encoding shikimate dehydrogenase, translated as MLRAAVLGSPISHSLSPALHTAAYAALGLSQWSYGRREVTSDQLAGVVTELGDDWRGLSLTMPLKEAAFDVVATVTTIARDAGAINTLVRRADGQWDGHNTDVVGIVRAVEHVEHDGRATILGSGATSRSAALALAELEVRDVFVAARNAEASRELVTLLARHGVEATHIPLERWADERRRLVISTLPPAASDVAGGAVDESGSTYEGMTLLDVVYADWPTPLARAALGAGAEVISGIDMLVYQAAAQVELFTGRPGPVEVMFAAARTAIAG; from the coding sequence GTGCTGAGAGCGGCCGTCCTCGGTTCGCCGATCTCGCACTCGCTGTCACCTGCCCTCCACACTGCGGCGTATGCCGCATTGGGCCTTTCGCAGTGGTCCTACGGTCGTCGTGAGGTCACCTCAGATCAGTTGGCCGGTGTCGTCACTGAGCTCGGTGACGACTGGCGCGGTCTGAGCCTGACGATGCCGCTGAAGGAGGCCGCCTTCGACGTGGTCGCCACAGTGACCACGATCGCGCGCGACGCAGGTGCCATCAACACGCTCGTGCGTCGCGCTGACGGCCAGTGGGACGGACACAACACCGATGTCGTCGGCATCGTCCGTGCCGTCGAGCACGTCGAGCACGATGGTCGTGCCACGATCCTCGGATCGGGAGCCACGAGCCGATCGGCGGCACTGGCGCTCGCCGAACTCGAGGTGAGGGACGTCTTCGTCGCTGCCCGCAACGCCGAAGCGTCCAGAGAGCTCGTGACCTTGCTGGCGCGTCACGGCGTCGAAGCGACACACATCCCCCTCGAGCGGTGGGCCGACGAGCGGCGACGGCTGGTCATCTCGACGCTTCCGCCTGCTGCCAGCGATGTCGCAGGCGGCGCCGTGGACGAGTCGGGATCGACGTACGAGGGGATGACACTGCTCGACGTCGTCTATGCCGACTGGCCGACCCCCTTGGCGCGTGCAGCCCTCGGCGCCGGGGCCGAGGTCATATCGGGCATCGACATGCTCGTCTATCAGGCCGCAGCGCAGGTCGAGCTGTTCACCGGCCGGCCGGGCCCGGTTGAGGTCATGTTTGCGGCTGCCCGCACGGCGATCGCTGGCTGA
- a CDS encoding MMPL family transporter — protein MRTFTDWVLRHRMVVGLTWLVVAVAGGALAPTTLDRLSYEFALPGQPAYETNIDIAKEFGGGGGTTDPLVVIVRGDEAQSGAVAIARSVEEAVDGTRTVTASAPGGQALTSADGQVSAAILYPPVTPGPEPYAAAQPQIEGVLAGFDAQAQNGADADLETDLTGFLLLAEGGGEGDRGVLVEVLLGGIGALVVLVLVFGSFLAGIPLLVAAVSILGTYLALLGLTGVTDVSFVVQYLVALIGLGVAIDYSLLVVTRWREERARGRDNDDAVRVAMQTAGTSVLFSGITVAISLAALIVVPLPFLRSIGLGGLLIPLLSVATSVTLVPALLSALGPRLQWPRKTPSSGRSRFWASVARAVLRRRWLTIIGSTALLLALAAPVAGLTLGSPQLDGLASDAPASTAATAAIDAGVPAGVLRPVEVLTASTDAGPLAEDLRRLDGVAAVAAPTEGWTTSGSGPGQSLMQVWFADDPASANGRDTLDQVRMTAAEAGARVGGSPAEDADFVSAVYGNVVWVVLAVVLVTFLLLARALRSFWLPVKALLLNVISIGAAYGVTVLIWQWGFGSELLFGQPATGVITTWVPIAAFAFLFGLSMDYEVFILSRIREAYDELGDVEGTDRAVVDGIAHTGRLVTSAALILFLAFIALSTVPAVEVKILATTLAIGIAIDALVVRGLLAPALVGVMGRANWTLPKVWAKLLRVSP, from the coding sequence ATGCGCACGTTCACCGACTGGGTGCTTCGCCACCGGATGGTGGTGGGACTGACATGGCTTGTGGTTGCGGTCGCCGGCGGAGCGCTCGCACCCACCACGCTGGACCGACTCAGCTACGAGTTCGCGCTCCCTGGCCAACCCGCTTATGAGACCAACATCGACATCGCAAAGGAGTTCGGCGGCGGCGGCGGGACGACGGACCCACTCGTCGTCATCGTTCGCGGCGATGAGGCGCAGTCAGGGGCTGTGGCGATTGCGCGATCCGTCGAGGAGGCGGTCGACGGCACGCGCACCGTCACGGCCAGCGCACCCGGTGGGCAGGCGCTGACTTCGGCTGACGGACAGGTGTCCGCGGCCATCCTGTACCCACCCGTGACTCCCGGGCCCGAGCCGTATGCCGCCGCTCAGCCGCAGATCGAAGGCGTGCTCGCGGGGTTCGATGCCCAGGCGCAGAACGGGGCCGACGCAGATCTGGAGACTGATCTGACGGGATTCCTGCTGCTGGCCGAGGGTGGCGGCGAGGGTGATCGTGGCGTCCTCGTCGAGGTGCTGCTGGGTGGGATTGGTGCGCTGGTCGTCCTCGTCCTCGTTTTTGGCTCGTTCCTGGCCGGCATACCGCTCCTGGTCGCGGCAGTCTCGATCTTGGGGACCTACTTGGCACTGCTCGGGCTGACCGGTGTCACCGACGTGTCCTTCGTGGTGCAGTATCTCGTCGCCCTCATCGGCCTGGGTGTCGCCATCGACTACTCGCTGCTCGTCGTCACCCGCTGGCGCGAGGAGCGCGCTCGCGGGCGGGACAACGACGACGCCGTCCGGGTGGCCATGCAGACCGCGGGCACGTCAGTGCTCTTCAGCGGCATCACCGTGGCGATCTCTCTCGCCGCGCTGATCGTCGTGCCCCTGCCGTTCCTGCGCAGCATCGGCCTCGGTGGTCTGCTGATCCCGCTGCTCAGCGTTGCGACGTCAGTGACGTTGGTGCCCGCTCTGCTCAGCGCTCTGGGGCCGCGGCTGCAATGGCCGCGCAAGACCCCTTCGAGTGGTCGCTCGCGCTTCTGGGCGAGCGTCGCGCGGGCCGTGCTGCGACGTCGGTGGTTGACGATCATCGGCTCCACCGCCCTGCTGCTTGCCCTTGCCGCGCCGGTGGCCGGGTTGACGCTCGGCTCCCCCCAGCTCGATGGACTTGCCTCCGACGCCCCGGCGTCGACAGCAGCGACCGCTGCGATCGACGCCGGTGTCCCCGCGGGAGTGCTGCGCCCGGTGGAAGTCCTCACCGCCAGCACGGATGCAGGCCCTCTCGCCGAGGACCTACGGCGCCTGGACGGCGTCGCCGCCGTCGCCGCACCGACCGAAGGCTGGACCACGAGCGGGTCAGGACCTGGCCAGTCCCTGATGCAGGTGTGGTTCGCCGACGACCCGGCCAGCGCGAACGGCAGGGACACCCTCGATCAGGTCCGCATGACCGCTGCCGAGGCCGGCGCGCGGGTTGGTGGCAGCCCCGCCGAGGACGCCGACTTCGTCTCGGCCGTCTACGGGAACGTCGTCTGGGTGGTGCTCGCAGTCGTTCTCGTGACCTTCCTGCTGCTGGCCCGAGCGCTGCGCTCGTTCTGGCTGCCGGTCAAGGCGCTGCTGCTCAACGTGATCTCGATCGGGGCGGCATACGGCGTGACCGTGCTCATCTGGCAGTGGGGCTTCGGCTCGGAGCTCCTCTTCGGGCAGCCCGCCACCGGGGTGATCACGACCTGGGTGCCCATTGCCGCCTTCGCCTTCCTGTTCGGCCTCTCGATGGACTACGAGGTGTTCATTCTTTCGCGCATCCGCGAGGCCTATGACGAGCTGGGCGACGTCGAGGGCACCGACCGGGCCGTCGTCGACGGCATCGCGCACACCGGGCGGCTGGTCACCTCGGCAGCGCTCATCCTGTTCCTGGCATTCATCGCCCTCTCGACCGTGCCTGCCGTCGAGGTGAAGATCCTGGCCACGACGTTGGCGATCGGCATCGCCATCGACGCGCTGGTCGTGCGTGGGCTGCTCGCGCCCGCTCTCGTCGGAGTGATGGGCCGAGCCAACTGGACCTTGCCGAAGGTGTGGGCAAAACTGCTGCGCGTCTCGCCCTAG
- the alaS gene encoding alanine--tRNA ligase, whose amino-acid sequence METAEIRRRWLDFFKKNGHTVVPSAPLIHDDPNLLFVNAGMVPFKPYFSGQETPQWERATSVQKCVRTGDIEEVGKTSRHGTFFQMNGNFSFGDYFKKEAIQFAWALLTTSQDDGGYGLDPDRLWATVYEDDDEAERLWAEYTSIPMERIVRRGKLDNYWHMGVPGPGGPCSEIFYDRGEEYGQEGGPAVDEDRYMEIWNLVFMQEELSKVRAKDDFDIEGPLPAQNIDTGMGLERIASVLQGVDNLYEIDEVYPVLAKAAEMTGKSYGAHSGHSAQESHPDDVRLRVVADHVRSSLMLIGDGVTPGNEGRGYVLRRMLRRAVRSMRLLGFEEPALPHLLPISMERMKQSYPELETGFDRISKIAYAEEEAFRRTLASGTTILDTAVSKTKQSGGTTLAGDQAFQLHDTYGFPIDLTLEMAEEQGLSVDREGFTRLMQGQRNRAKADAKSKKSGHANTEVWKELRAAGETDFRAWQELNSEAKVMGLVVDGQRVEEIEPGQQGQVVLDRTPFYAESGGQIADEGIITADGVHLKVVDVQRPVKGLIAHTVEVVHGPLRAGSPVLAEVDPDWRLSACQAHSGTHVIHAALRQVLGPSALQSGSYNKPGYLRLDFAWGQALSPQTRSEIEEVANLAVRKDLPVSAAWMSLEQAREAGALALFGETYGEAVRVVEIGGAWSRELCGGTHVGHSSQVGAITVTGEASIGSGVRRVEAFVGMDALRYLARERAIVAELTGIVGAQPGELTERIGAMVTRLKDAEREIERTRKQAVLAAAGSLSDNAKDVGGVRFVGHDAGGEAGADDVRAMVLDARQKLGEAGPSVVAVTGGAKGRPVVVIATNQAARDKGIKAGELVRIAAQTLGGGGGGKDDIAQGGGQDLTKSGDAINAVEWRVGELVG is encoded by the coding sequence ATGGAAACCGCTGAGATCCGGCGCCGCTGGCTCGACTTCTTCAAGAAGAACGGTCACACGGTGGTGCCCTCCGCGCCGCTCATCCACGACGACCCCAACCTGCTGTTCGTCAACGCGGGCATGGTGCCGTTCAAGCCCTACTTCTCGGGCCAGGAGACGCCGCAGTGGGAGCGGGCCACGAGCGTGCAGAAGTGTGTCCGCACGGGTGACATCGAAGAGGTGGGCAAGACCTCGCGTCACGGCACGTTCTTCCAGATGAACGGCAACTTCTCGTTCGGGGACTACTTCAAAAAGGAAGCGATCCAGTTCGCCTGGGCGCTCCTCACGACCTCGCAGGACGACGGCGGCTACGGCCTCGACCCGGACCGCCTGTGGGCGACGGTCTACGAGGATGACGACGAGGCCGAGCGTCTGTGGGCCGAGTACACCTCGATCCCCATGGAGCGCATCGTGCGCCGCGGCAAGCTCGACAACTACTGGCACATGGGCGTTCCCGGTCCCGGGGGGCCGTGCAGTGAGATCTTCTATGACCGCGGTGAGGAGTACGGCCAGGAAGGTGGGCCGGCGGTCGACGAGGACCGCTACATGGAGATCTGGAACCTCGTCTTCATGCAGGAGGAGCTCTCGAAGGTCCGCGCCAAGGACGACTTCGACATCGAGGGCCCCCTGCCGGCACAGAACATCGACACCGGCATGGGCCTCGAGCGCATCGCCTCTGTCCTGCAGGGTGTCGACAACCTCTATGAGATCGACGAGGTCTATCCGGTCCTCGCCAAGGCTGCAGAGATGACGGGCAAGTCCTACGGCGCCCACTCCGGGCACTCGGCGCAGGAGTCCCACCCCGACGACGTCCGCCTGCGTGTCGTCGCCGACCACGTCCGGTCCTCGCTCATGCTCATCGGCGACGGCGTCACCCCCGGCAACGAGGGACGTGGTTATGTCCTGCGCCGCATGCTGCGACGCGCCGTGCGCTCGATGCGCCTGCTCGGCTTCGAGGAGCCAGCGCTGCCGCACCTGCTCCCGATCTCGATGGAGCGGATGAAGCAGTCCTATCCCGAGCTCGAGACCGGCTTCGACCGGATCAGCAAGATCGCGTATGCCGAGGAGGAGGCCTTCCGTCGCACGCTCGCCTCGGGCACGACGATCCTCGACACCGCGGTGTCGAAGACCAAGCAGTCCGGTGGCACGACGCTCGCGGGAGACCAGGCCTTCCAGCTGCACGACACCTATGGTTTCCCGATCGACCTCACCCTCGAGATGGCGGAGGAGCAGGGCCTTTCGGTCGACCGCGAGGGCTTCACGCGCCTCATGCAGGGGCAGCGCAACCGCGCCAAGGCAGACGCCAAGTCCAAGAAGTCCGGCCACGCCAACACCGAGGTGTGGAAGGAGCTGCGGGCGGCCGGCGAGACCGACTTCCGCGCGTGGCAGGAACTCAACAGCGAGGCCAAGGTCATGGGCCTCGTCGTTGACGGCCAGCGTGTCGAGGAGATCGAGCCCGGGCAGCAGGGGCAGGTTGTGCTCGACCGCACCCCGTTCTATGCCGAGTCCGGCGGTCAGATCGCGGACGAGGGCATCATCACCGCCGATGGGGTCCACCTCAAGGTCGTCGACGTCCAGCGCCCGGTCAAGGGCCTCATCGCCCACACGGTCGAGGTCGTCCACGGACCTCTGCGCGCTGGTTCGCCCGTCCTCGCCGAGGTCGACCCCGATTGGCGTCTCTCGGCGTGTCAGGCACACTCCGGCACCCACGTCATCCACGCCGCGCTCCGCCAGGTGCTCGGCCCGTCGGCGCTGCAGTCCGGCTCCTACAACAAGCCCGGCTACCTCCGTCTCGACTTCGCGTGGGGCCAGGCGCTTTCGCCGCAGACCCGCAGCGAGATCGAAGAGGTCGCCAACCTCGCCGTGCGCAAGGACCTCCCTGTGTCGGCGGCATGGATGTCCCTCGAGCAGGCTCGTGAGGCCGGGGCGCTGGCGCTCTTCGGCGAGACCTATGGCGAGGCCGTGCGCGTCGTCGAGATCGGCGGCGCCTGGTCGCGTGAGCTCTGCGGTGGCACCCACGTCGGTCACTCCTCGCAGGTCGGTGCCATCACGGTGACGGGGGAGGCCTCCATCGGCTCCGGAGTCCGCCGTGTCGAGGCCTTCGTCGGCATGGACGCCCTGCGATACCTCGCCCGCGAGCGGGCGATCGTTGCCGAGCTGACCGGAATCGTCGGTGCACAGCCGGGTGAGCTCACCGAGCGCATTGGCGCCATGGTCACGCGGCTCAAGGACGCCGAGCGTGAGATCGAGCGCACCCGCAAGCAGGCCGTGCTCGCCGCGGCCGGGTCCCTCAGCGACAACGCCAAGGACGTCGGGGGTGTCCGCTTCGTTGGTCACGACGCCGGTGGCGAGGCCGGCGCGGACGACGTGCGGGCCATGGTGCTCGACGCGCGTCAGAAGCTCGGCGAAGCAGGGCCCTCGGTCGTCGCCGTCACCGGTGGCGCCAAGGGCCGCCCGGTCGTCGTCATCGCGACCAACCAGGCCGCGCGTGACAAGGGCATCAAGGCTGGCGAGCTCGTGCGCATTGCTGCTCAGACCCTCGGTGGAGGTGGCGGTGGCAAGGACGACATCGCCCAGGGCGGAGGCCAGGACCTCACGAAGTCCGGTGACGCCATCAACGCCGTCGAGTGGCGAGTCGGGGAGCTGGTCGGTTGA